One genomic window of Meles meles chromosome 3, mMelMel3.1 paternal haplotype, whole genome shotgun sequence includes the following:
- the LOC123938373 gene encoding olfactory receptor 2W3-like, whose translation MDGTNESTQGNFILLGFSDRPHLERILFVVILIAYLLTLVGNTTIILVSRLDPHLHTPMYFFLTHLSFLDLSFTTSSIPQLLYNLNGHDKTISYTGCAIQLFLFLGLGGVECLLLAVMAYDRFVAVCKPLHYMVVMNPQLCLGLVSMAWGCGVANSLIMSPMTLWLPRCGYCKVDHFLCEMPALIRMACVNTAAVEGIAFILAVGIVLSPLVFILVSYGYIVRAVLSIRSSSGRHKVFNTCGSHLTVVSLFYGNIIYMYMQPGTSSSKDQGKFLTLFYNIVTPLLNPLIYTLRNKEVKGALKRMVWGNLGLKKRVQLNTMIAIPPC comes from the coding sequence GGGTTTTCTGACCGCCCCCATCTGGAGAGGATCCTCTTTGTGGTCATCTTGATTGCATATCTCCTGACCCTTGTGGGCAACACCACCATCATCCTGGTGTCCCGTTTGGACCCCCACCTCCACactcccatgtacttcttcctcaccCACCTATCCTTCCTGGACCTCAGTTTCACCACCAGCTCCATCCCTCAGCTGCTCTATAACCTGAATGGGCATGACAAGACCATCAGCTACACAGGCTGTGCCATCCAGCTCTTCCTGTTTCTGGGCCTGGGTGGTGTAGAGTGCCTGCTCCTGGCAGTCATGGCATATGACCGGTTTGTTGCAGTCTGCAAGCCCCTTCACTACATGGTGGTCATGAATCCACAACTCTGCTTGGGCTTGGTGTCGATGGCCTGGGGCTGTGGGGTGGCCAACTCTTTAATCATGTCTCCAATGACTCTGTGGCTGCCCCGTTGTGGGTACTGCAAAGTAGACCACTTCCTGTGTGAAATGCCTGCTCTGATCCGGATGGCCTGTGTCAATACAGCTGCCGTTGAAGGCATCGCCTTTATTTTGGCTGTGGGCATTGTTCTGTCACCCTTGGTGTTCATCCTGGTCTCCTATGGCTACATTGTGAGAGCTGTATTAAGTATTCGGTCATCCTCAGGGAGGCACAAAGTCTTCAACACCTGTGGTTCCCATCTCACAGTGGTTTCTCTCTTTTATGGGAACATCATCTACATGTACATGCAACCAGGAACCAGCtcctccaaagaccaaggaaagtTTCTCACTCTTTTCTACAACATTGTCACACCACTCCTGAATCCCCTAATCTACACACTCAGAAACAAAGAGGTGAAGGGGGCATTAAAAAGAATGGTTTGGGGAAATCTAGGTTTAAAGAAGAGAGTACAATTAAACACAATGATAGCAATTCCTCCTTGTTAA